One genomic region from Conexibacter woesei DSM 14684 encodes:
- a CDS encoding GNAT family N-acetyltransferase, with translation MSVEIRRVASRKELDAAMEVRDRVFCVEQGVPKREEIDGRDGEALHLVAVEDGVVLGTCRLLFVDRTVQFSRLAVDVAARRRGIATRLLQAADAEALDAGARRIVLHAQTYARDLYLADGYEPRGHVFVEAGIEHIAMEKRLA, from the coding sequence GTGAGCGTCGAGATCCGCCGTGTCGCCAGCCGCAAGGAGCTGGACGCTGCGATGGAGGTCCGCGATCGGGTCTTCTGCGTCGAGCAGGGCGTGCCCAAGCGTGAGGAGATCGACGGCCGCGACGGTGAGGCGCTCCACCTCGTCGCGGTCGAGGACGGCGTCGTCCTCGGCACCTGCCGGCTGCTGTTCGTCGACCGCACGGTCCAGTTCAGCCGGCTCGCGGTCGACGTCGCGGCCCGCCGCCGCGGGATCGCTACGCGGCTGCTGCAGGCCGCCGACGCCGAGGCGCTCGACGCCGGCGCGAGGCGGATCGTCCTGCACGCGCAGACGTACGCGCGCGACCTTTACCTCGCCGACGGCTACGAGCCGCGCGGACATGTCTTCGTCGAAGCCGGGATAGAGCACATCGCAATGGAGAAGCGCCTTGCCTGA
- the hemA gene encoding glutamyl-tRNA reductase, translating into MSEVLGIGVSHKTAPVAVRERLALTPGKVEAFLRDTLGVADVQEAVAISTCNRTEVYVVASDPVEAETRVLGMLARKAGIRPTELAGSIYALRNCDAARHLYRVTSGLESMIVGEAEVQGQVKRAYDDALAAQSTGPLTNHLFRAALATGKRVRSETRLGERRLSVSSIAAALAAEQLSGLERREVLLVGAGETSELAARALADHGVEAIFVANRRRDRAISLAQRFGGQATSFDALPQELERADAVICTTSSPHPILEAEEVAAVMDARDGRALLIIDLAVPRDVASDVRHVPGVALYNVDDLQSVVRRNRSVRQVEAQHAEGIVEEEIQRFAEWLGSLEVLPTVGALRAQGQAIAEQIVRENAGRWESASEKDLERIEALAQAVVNRILHEPTLRMKGMSDDRVHLRMQVVRDLFGLEDVPEGIEAEQPLAEVRQLRRRDAPPA; encoded by the coding sequence GTGAGCGAAGTGCTCGGCATCGGCGTCTCGCACAAGACCGCGCCGGTCGCGGTCCGCGAGCGGCTCGCGCTGACGCCCGGCAAGGTCGAGGCGTTCCTGCGCGACACGCTCGGCGTCGCCGACGTGCAGGAGGCCGTCGCGATATCGACCTGCAACCGCACCGAGGTCTACGTCGTCGCGAGCGACCCGGTCGAGGCCGAGACGCGCGTGCTGGGGATGCTCGCGCGCAAGGCCGGCATCCGCCCGACCGAGCTGGCCGGCTCGATCTACGCGCTGCGCAACTGCGACGCCGCCCGCCACCTCTACCGCGTCACGAGCGGGCTGGAGTCGATGATCGTCGGCGAGGCCGAGGTGCAGGGCCAGGTCAAGCGCGCCTACGACGACGCGCTCGCGGCGCAGTCGACCGGGCCGCTGACCAACCACCTCTTCCGCGCCGCGCTCGCGACCGGCAAGCGCGTCCGCAGCGAGACGCGCCTCGGCGAGCGGCGGCTCAGCGTCTCCTCGATCGCCGCGGCGCTCGCGGCCGAGCAGCTGTCCGGGCTGGAGCGGCGCGAGGTGCTGCTCGTCGGCGCCGGCGAGACGAGCGAGCTGGCGGCGCGCGCGCTCGCCGACCACGGCGTCGAGGCGATCTTCGTCGCCAACCGCCGCCGCGACCGCGCGATCAGCCTCGCGCAGCGCTTCGGCGGCCAGGCGACGAGCTTCGACGCGCTGCCGCAGGAGCTGGAGCGCGCCGACGCCGTCATCTGCACGACCTCCTCGCCGCACCCGATCCTCGAGGCCGAGGAGGTCGCGGCGGTGATGGACGCGCGCGACGGCCGCGCGCTGCTGATCATTGACCTCGCCGTCCCGCGCGACGTCGCCTCCGACGTGCGCCACGTGCCCGGCGTCGCGCTCTACAACGTCGACGACCTGCAGAGCGTCGTGCGGCGCAACCGCTCGGTCCGCCAGGTCGAGGCGCAGCACGCCGAGGGGATCGTCGAGGAGGAGATCCAGCGCTTCGCCGAGTGGCTCGGCTCGCTGGAGGTGCTGCCGACCGTCGGCGCGCTGCGGGCGCAGGGTCAGGCGATCGCGGAGCAGATCGTGCGCGAGAACGCCGGCCGCTGGGAGTCCGCCTCCGAGAAGGACCTCGAGCGCATCGAGGCGCTCGCGCAGGCGGTCGTCAACCGCATCCTGCACGAGCCGACCCTGCGGATGAAGGGCATGTCCGACGACCGCGTCCACCTGCGCATGCAGGTCGTGCGGGACCTGTTCGGGCTCGAGGACGTGCCGGAGGGGATCGAGGCGGAGCAGCCGCTCGCCGAGGTCCGCCAGCTGCGTCGTCGCGACGCGCCGCCGGCGTGA
- a CDS encoding DEAD/DEAH box helicase, with protein MAESTPIPDARAIAAAERFTRERFVHEGEDAADALAPGSARRRALDAALAEIEAGAKVPSIEWRREYSLLVGLERLLSEEEAHLADGTLLNPHQVDALSGTLTALMAEVQRTGNGSNGNGSGVAHVPAPPEEEPVELASSAIPGEEEIDLEEGEPDEEPQDWQDEAEEGDDEVQLAEQPEDPNAARRFWFEHATGAGKTVAALGFVEASRTGGVLILTHRRNLVDQFHGELRERGYANRISAPLLAGQDSARGPVTVETYQWFVRNAGKISDAYTIVICDEAHTALGEKTSASIRKWAGPVFVGMTATGALIARHVTDLFPTQTSRFDLAQAARRGVISPLRCIRIPPGPGVRTIAKVPLRRGEVDTEFDQEMLAELLDQLPFNLAIADLYRSRFNNVPGVVYTAGVRHAYNVAQAFRDVGMKAQAVSGETPKRELARILADYERGRIDVLINAQLLAEGWNSPRATVCMHLAPTASKRIYQQRVGRVTRRQQGKEAGIVVDFVHPATKHDEAVVTLHSLLDRDVYRGGAIVVGPVRRGRGRRVRVERRVLPVTPDPDRRAEVFERELWRIAVDHLDYGEQHVWSALAGARVAPNGWRRAKAMLHFDRQGDLKRRFLITAVERNRNAQLRLRALQEIAAARDAEAFDQAIDLMATWPRDERREGVKIMLQALAEKRIGRRDQANAWIWRMAEYTREVHEEYAVQRWPETKRLLGLLVNSSGGAHARNARRLVHASRRQDRRLSAALLAAALAHTPEAEEALRGARTRMARKPSALARELLRNFPRGRRSRGARRRRKGAKEGAAPEEQLAATAAATEAVDGDGPDSAVLDEALGAPTSGDEAPARSRRGSRRRRGGRGRRAAADGATAQAQDAAGSQRSSRDASAAATDGDEVAGAETPRNEILAAAVVEQAEAVPTLQTEPEPAPLVAVAPVAASRARRAAGRRSAAARRSATGTRAAAAGRGARGRRAARARSAAADAADHQLELVPSVVEELQRPRGRRTAATAIDAVTAAADAVRAAAGDNGTARPAIPPPRARRARRAPQARAARAPRARAVGARSAAAARRAAAPRAAAVARRAVAARAAAASARRPSAAARSAAARARRPAARRHAAARRPAAARRAAAARGAAARRPAAAARRAAARARRPAARARRAARARSAAAAE; from the coding sequence ATGGCTGAATCGACGCCAATTCCCGACGCCCGCGCCATCGCGGCCGCTGAGCGCTTCACACGCGAGCGCTTCGTCCACGAGGGCGAAGACGCCGCGGACGCGCTCGCGCCCGGCAGTGCCCGGCGCCGCGCGCTCGACGCTGCGCTCGCCGAGATCGAGGCGGGCGCGAAGGTGCCGTCGATCGAATGGCGGCGCGAGTACTCGCTGCTGGTCGGCCTCGAGCGCCTGCTGAGCGAGGAGGAGGCCCATCTCGCCGACGGGACGCTGCTCAACCCGCACCAGGTCGACGCGCTCTCCGGAACCCTGACCGCCCTGATGGCGGAGGTTCAGCGCACCGGGAACGGGTCCAACGGGAACGGCAGCGGCGTGGCGCACGTGCCGGCGCCGCCCGAAGAGGAGCCGGTCGAGCTGGCCTCCTCCGCGATCCCCGGCGAGGAGGAGATCGACCTCGAGGAGGGCGAGCCCGACGAGGAGCCGCAGGACTGGCAGGACGAGGCCGAGGAGGGCGACGACGAGGTCCAGCTGGCCGAGCAGCCGGAGGATCCCAACGCCGCCCGCCGCTTCTGGTTCGAGCACGCGACCGGTGCCGGCAAGACGGTCGCCGCACTCGGCTTCGTCGAGGCGTCGCGCACCGGCGGCGTGCTGATCCTGACCCACCGCCGCAACCTCGTCGACCAGTTCCACGGCGAGCTGAGAGAGCGCGGCTACGCCAACCGCATATCGGCGCCGCTGCTCGCGGGCCAGGACAGCGCGAGGGGCCCGGTCACGGTCGAGACCTACCAGTGGTTCGTCCGCAACGCCGGCAAGATCTCTGACGCCTACACGATCGTCATCTGCGACGAGGCGCACACGGCGCTTGGCGAGAAGACGAGCGCGTCGATCCGCAAGTGGGCCGGCCCGGTCTTCGTCGGCATGACCGCGACGGGCGCGCTGATCGCCCGCCACGTCACCGACCTGTTCCCGACGCAGACGTCGCGCTTCGACCTCGCGCAGGCCGCCCGCCGCGGCGTCATCTCGCCGCTGCGCTGCATCCGCATCCCGCCCGGTCCGGGCGTCCGCACGATCGCGAAGGTGCCGCTGCGGCGCGGCGAGGTCGACACCGAGTTCGATCAGGAGATGCTGGCCGAGCTGCTCGATCAGCTGCCGTTCAACCTCGCGATCGCCGACCTCTACAGATCGCGCTTCAACAACGTCCCGGGCGTCGTCTACACCGCCGGCGTGCGCCACGCCTACAACGTCGCGCAGGCGTTCCGCGACGTCGGCATGAAGGCGCAGGCGGTCTCGGGCGAGACGCCCAAGCGCGAGCTGGCGCGGATCCTCGCCGACTACGAGCGCGGCCGGATCGACGTGCTGATCAACGCGCAGCTGCTCGCGGAGGGCTGGAACTCCCCGCGCGCGACGGTCTGCATGCACCTCGCGCCGACGGCCTCCAAGCGCATCTACCAGCAGCGCGTCGGCCGCGTCACGCGCCGGCAGCAGGGGAAGGAGGCCGGCATCGTCGTCGACTTCGTCCACCCTGCGACCAAGCACGACGAGGCTGTCGTCACGCTTCACTCGCTGCTCGACCGCGACGTCTACCGCGGTGGCGCGATCGTCGTCGGCCCGGTCCGCCGCGGGCGCGGCCGGCGCGTGCGCGTCGAGCGCCGCGTGCTGCCGGTGACGCCCGATCCCGACCGCCGCGCCGAGGTCTTCGAGCGCGAGCTGTGGCGGATCGCCGTCGACCACCTCGACTACGGCGAGCAGCACGTCTGGTCCGCGCTCGCGGGCGCGCGCGTCGCGCCCAACGGCTGGCGCCGCGCGAAAGCGATGCTCCACTTCGACCGCCAGGGCGACCTCAAGCGGCGCTTCCTGATCACGGCGGTCGAGCGCAACCGCAACGCGCAGCTGCGACTGAGGGCGCTCCAGGAGATCGCCGCCGCGAGGGATGCGGAGGCGTTCGACCAGGCGATCGACCTGATGGCGACGTGGCCCCGCGACGAGCGGCGCGAGGGCGTCAAGATCATGCTTCAGGCGCTCGCCGAGAAGAGGATTGGCCGTAGGGACCAAGCGAACGCGTGGATCTGGCGGATGGCCGAGTACACGCGTGAGGTGCACGAGGAGTACGCCGTGCAGCGCTGGCCCGAGACCAAGCGCCTGCTCGGCCTGCTCGTCAACTCCTCCGGCGGGGCGCACGCGCGCAACGCCCGTAGGCTGGTGCACGCCTCGCGCAGACAGGACCGCCGCCTCTCCGCCGCGCTGCTCGCCGCCGCGCTGGCGCACACGCCGGAGGCGGAGGAGGCGCTCCGCGGCGCGCGCACGAGGATGGCCCGCAAGCCGTCCGCGCTCGCCCGCGAGCTGTTGAGGAACTTCCCCAGAGGCCGTCGCTCGCGCGGCGCGCGCCGCCGCCGCAAGGGTGCGAAGGAGGGCGCCGCGCCTGAGGAGCAGCTCGCCGCGACCGCGGCGGCGACCGAGGCCGTCGACGGGGACGGGCCGGACTCCGCGGTGCTCGACGAGGCGCTGGGCGCGCCGACGAGCGGCGACGAGGCCCCTGCCCGCTCCAGACGCGGCTCACGCAGACGCCGCGGCGGCCGCGGCCGCCGTGCGGCCGCGGACGGCGCGACGGCGCAAGCGCAGGACGCGGCTGGGTCGCAGCGCTCCTCGCGCGACGCAAGTGCGGCCGCGACGGACGGCGACGAGGTCGCCGGTGCCGAGACACCGAGAAACGAGATACTCGCGGCGGCCGTGGTCGAGCAGGCGGAAGCCGTGCCGACGCTGCAGACGGAGCCGGAACCGGCGCCGCTCGTCGCGGTCGCGCCGGTCGCCGCCTCGCGGGCGAGACGCGCCGCGGGCAGGAGATCGGCCGCCGCCAGAAGATCCGCCACGGGCACGAGAGCTGCCGCCGCCGGCAGGGGCGCGAGGGGCAGGAGAGCGGCGAGAGCGCGCAGCGCTGCCGCCGACGCTGCCGATCACCAGCTGGAGCTGGTGCCGTCGGTTGTCGAGGAGCTGCAGCGCCCGCGCGGGCGCCGCACCGCCGCGACGGCGATCGACGCGGTCACGGCTGCCGCCGACGCTGTGCGCGCCGCCGCCGGCGACAACGGCACGGCGAGGCCGGCGATACCGCCGCCGAGAGCGAGAAGAGCGAGAAGAGCGCCGCAGGCCAGAGCCGCGAGAGCGCCGAGAGCGAGAGCCGTCGGCGCGAGAAGCGCGGCGGCCGCGAGAAGAGCGGCGGCGCCGAGAGCGGCGGCTGTCGCCAGGAGAGCGGTTGCCGCGAGAGCCGCGGCGGCGAGCGCGAGAAGACCCTCGGCGGCTGCCAGAAGTGCGGCGGCGAGAGCGAGACGACCGGCGGCGAGAAGACACGCGGCGGCGAGAAGACCCGCCGCCGCTAGAAGAGCGGCCGCGGCGAGAGGCGCGGCGGCGAGAAGACCTGCGGCAGCGGCCAGAAGAGCTGCGGCGAGAGCCAGAAGACCCGCCGCCAGAGCGAGAAGAGCCGCGAGAGCCAGAAGCGCCGCCGCCGCGGAGTAG
- a CDS encoding heme exporter protein CcmB, protein MKPTMALLRKDLLLERRAPESVPAMLLFSITTFVLFHFGLGRDAVEGSLAAGVLLVTILFAAVLGINRLFVSEQAEGGFDSVLLAPIDRTALFLAKACALFLFLALVELVAVPAFAILLLGPSPWGALPGLIVVLALVNGALAVVGTLVSALAIRTRSRDLIVPIVALPLLVPALIAAARCCAPLLAEGGASWPAAKWLLVLGLYDLVFGLLAYAVFDFLMED, encoded by the coding sequence GTGAAGCCCACCATGGCGCTGCTGCGCAAGGATCTGCTGCTGGAGCGGCGCGCGCCGGAGTCGGTGCCCGCGATGCTGCTGTTCTCGATCACGACGTTCGTGCTGTTCCACTTCGGGCTCGGCAGAGACGCGGTCGAGGGCTCGCTGGCGGCCGGCGTGCTGCTCGTGACGATCCTCTTCGCCGCGGTCCTCGGCATCAACCGGCTGTTCGTCTCCGAGCAGGCGGAGGGTGGCTTCGACTCGGTCCTGCTGGCGCCGATCGACCGCACCGCGCTGTTCCTCGCGAAGGCGTGCGCGCTGTTCCTGTTCCTCGCGCTGGTCGAGCTGGTCGCCGTGCCGGCGTTCGCGATCCTGCTGCTCGGGCCGTCGCCGTGGGGCGCGCTGCCGGGCCTGATCGTCGTGCTGGCGCTCGTCAACGGGGCGCTCGCCGTCGTCGGCACGCTCGTCTCCGCGCTCGCGATTCGCACGCGCTCGCGCGACCTGATCGTGCCGATCGTCGCGCTGCCGCTGCTCGTCCCCGCCCTGATCGCGGCGGCGCGCTGCTGCGCGCCATTGCTGGCCGAGGGCGGCGCGTCGTGGCCCGCTGCGAAGTGGCTGTTGGTACTCGGGCTCTATGATCTCGTCTTCGGGCTCCTCGCCTACGCCGTCTTCGATTTCCTCATGGAGGACTGA
- a CDS encoding TlpA family protein disulfide reductase: MRAPVVLIACCALAAAVLAGCGGDEPSAKVPTPAEARAALADAPPALASLHADANELLPGGKPAFDRRFAALRGHPFVVNVWASWCGPCKEEFPVLQRAAVRYGTTIGFLGVDTRDVAEDAQGWLRRHWLAYPSYVDADGKITDAVGIRVGIPGTVFYDRDGERAYMHQGPYREDADFERDLQRYLGAKPSS, encoded by the coding sequence ATGCGCGCCCCCGTCGTCCTGATCGCCTGCTGTGCGCTCGCGGCGGCTGTGCTGGCGGGCTGCGGCGGCGACGAGCCGTCCGCGAAGGTCCCCACGCCGGCCGAGGCGAGAGCCGCGCTGGCCGACGCGCCGCCCGCCCTGGCCTCGCTCCACGCCGACGCGAACGAGCTGCTGCCCGGTGGAAAGCCGGCGTTCGACAGACGCTTCGCAGCGCTCAGAGGGCACCCGTTCGTCGTCAACGTCTGGGCGTCGTGGTGCGGACCGTGCAAGGAGGAGTTCCCGGTCCTGCAACGCGCGGCTGTCAGATATGGAACGACGATCGGGTTCCTCGGCGTCGACACGAGAGACGTCGCGGAAGATGCGCAGGGGTGGCTGAGAAGACACTGGCTCGCGTACCCGAGCTACGTCGACGCCGACGGCAAGATCACCGACGCGGTCGGGATCCGCGTCGGCATCCCCGGGACCGTCTTCTACGACAGAGACGGCGAGCGGGCCTACATGCACCAGGGCCCCTACCGCGAGGACGCGGACTTCGAGCGGGACCTCCAGCGCTATCTCGGTGCGAAGCCGAGCTCGTGA
- a CDS encoding cytochrome c biogenesis protein produces the protein MYGKGLRALTLAALAALTVTFALVVFYAPNDADQGFIQKIFYLHVPVAIITLIAYVVAGVFAFKHLRSDDRRWDLRSYVVIHIALIFNVIGLISGAIWAKASWGHWWVWDEPTLVSFLIVFLLYATYQPLRFSIEDPERQARYASVFAIMAGAFVPLNFMAVRMASSLVHPRTFATADGGMPGQMMFVFLVSLVAMGLLFVLMVKYEITQKNATWQLRALRRRLLGDDAVAPLGRSAAPTIAPDDQPNGRSAPKAPSPGREEIAT, from the coding sequence ATGTACGGGAAGGGGCTGCGGGCGCTCACGCTCGCCGCCCTCGCCGCCCTCACCGTGACGTTCGCGCTCGTCGTCTTCTACGCGCCGAACGACGCCGACCAGGGCTTCATCCAGAAGATCTTCTACCTCCACGTCCCGGTCGCGATCATCACGCTGATCGCGTACGTGGTGGCCGGCGTGTTCGCGTTCAAGCACCTGCGCAGCGACGACCGGCGCTGGGACCTGCGCTCCTACGTGGTGATCCACATCGCGCTGATCTTCAACGTCATAGGCCTGATCAGCGGCGCGATCTGGGCGAAGGCGTCGTGGGGGCACTGGTGGGTCTGGGACGAGCCGACGCTCGTCTCGTTCCTGATCGTCTTCCTGCTCTACGCGACCTACCAGCCGCTGCGCTTCTCGATCGAGGATCCCGAGCGCCAGGCCCGCTACGCGTCGGTCTTCGCGATCATGGCCGGCGCCTTCGTGCCGCTCAACTTCATGGCCGTGCGGATGGCGTCGAGCCTCGTCCATCCGCGCACGTTCGCGACCGCCGACGGCGGCATGCCGGGGCAGATGATGTTCGTCTTCCTCGTCTCGCTCGTCGCGATGGGCCTGTTGTTCGTGCTGATGGTCAAGTACGAGATCACCCAGAAGAACGCCACCTGGCAGCTGCGCGCGCTCAGACGCCGGCTGCTCGGCGACGACGCCGTCGCCCCGCTCGGGCGCAGCGCCGCGCCGACGATCGCCCCCGACGACCAGCCGAACGGCCGCAGCGCACCCAAGGCACCTTCCCCCGGACGCGAGGAGATCGCGACGTGA
- the cobA gene encoding uroporphyrinogen-III C-methyltransferase — MTVHLVGAGPGDPGLLTARALELIAAADTILYDRLIPVTALDGARADAELIYVGKEGRGPSMPQEEIDRLLVAHGSAGKLVVRLKGGDPFVFGRGGEEALVLRAAGIAFEVVPGVTSGVAAPAYAGIPVTHRDRSSAVALITGHEDPAKPESAIDWPALAGFPGTLVFYMGVKQLPRIAEQLIAGGRAPDEPAAVIERGTLPRQRTVVATLATIAETAAAEEIRPPSITLVGPVAALRGEGLRWFEERPLAGRTVAVTRARAQASGLAARLRALGADALETPAIRIVPVDPGVALDPSGYDLVCLTSPNGVAKLFERLAAGGRDARALAGARIAAIGPGTARALREHGVIADVVPERFVAEALVEALADVPVSRALVARARVARDVLPDALRARGAEVDVVELYETVAEPLGDDARGAARAADYVTFTSSSTVRFFLDALGGADGLGERTRIVSIGPVTSATLRELGLEPHVEAAQHDVDGLVAALRADAAS; from the coding sequence GTGACCGTCCACCTCGTCGGCGCCGGTCCCGGCGACCCGGGTCTGCTGACGGCGCGCGCGCTGGAGCTGATCGCCGCCGCCGACACGATCCTCTACGACCGCCTGATCCCCGTGACCGCGCTCGACGGCGCCCGCGCGGACGCCGAGCTGATCTACGTCGGCAAGGAGGGACGCGGGCCGTCGATGCCGCAGGAGGAGATCGACCGGCTGCTGGTCGCGCACGGCTCGGCCGGCAAGCTCGTCGTGCGGCTGAAGGGCGGCGACCCGTTCGTGTTCGGACGCGGCGGCGAGGAGGCGCTCGTGCTGCGCGCCGCCGGGATCGCGTTCGAGGTCGTCCCGGGCGTCACGTCCGGGGTCGCGGCTCCCGCATACGCCGGCATCCCCGTCACCCACCGCGACCGCTCCAGCGCCGTCGCGCTGATCACCGGCCACGAGGACCCGGCGAAGCCGGAGTCGGCGATCGACTGGCCGGCCCTGGCCGGCTTCCCCGGCACGCTCGTCTTCTACATGGGCGTCAAGCAGCTGCCGCGGATCGCCGAGCAGCTGATCGCCGGCGGCCGTGCGCCGGACGAGCCCGCGGCCGTGATCGAGCGCGGCACACTGCCGCGCCAGCGGACCGTCGTCGCGACGCTCGCGACGATCGCCGAGACAGCCGCCGCGGAGGAGATCAGACCGCCGTCGATCACGCTCGTCGGCCCCGTCGCCGCGCTGCGCGGCGAGGGGCTGCGCTGGTTCGAGGAGCGGCCGCTGGCCGGTCGCACCGTCGCCGTCACGCGGGCGCGAGCGCAGGCCAGCGGGCTGGCGGCACGGCTGCGCGCGCTCGGCGCCGACGCGCTGGAGACGCCGGCGATTCGGATCGTCCCGGTCGACCCGGGCGTGGCGCTCGATCCCAGCGGCTACGACCTCGTCTGCCTGACGTCCCCCAACGGCGTCGCAAAGCTGTTCGAGCGGCTTGCGGCCGGCGGACGTGACGCGCGCGCGCTGGCCGGCGCGCGGATCGCCGCGATCGGCCCCGGCACGGCGCGGGCACTGCGCGAGCACGGCGTGATCGCCGACGTCGTGCCGGAGCGGTTCGTCGCCGAGGCGCTCGTCGAAGCGCTGGCGGACGTCCCGGTCAGCCGCGCGCTCGTCGCCCGCGCCCGCGTCGCCCGCGACGTGCTGCCGGACGCGCTGCGCGCTCGCGGCGCCGAGGTCGACGTCGTCGAGCTCTACGAGACGGTCGCGGAGCCGCTCGGCGACGACGCGCGCGGCGCGGCGCGCGCGGCCGACTACGTGACGTTCACCTCGTCCTCGACGGTGCGCTTCTTCCTCGACGCGCTCGGCGGCGCGGACGGGCTCGGCGAGCGGACACGAATCGTCTCGATCGGCCCGGTCACGAGCGCGACGCTGCGCGAGCTGGGGCTCGAGCCGCACGTCGAGGCGGCGCAGCACGACGTCGACGGCCTGGTGGCGGCGCTGCGAGCGGACGCGGCGTCGTGA
- a CDS encoding biotin--[acetyl-CoA-carboxylase] ligase: MSGALGHPRLHHRSIGSTNARAQELAVTGAPHGTVVTAREQTAGRGRQGRAWTTPPGTALAVSVVLRDPPPLLTLAAALAVADVAVALDRERREPAIKWPNDVLLDGRKVAGILAEGRLQEGWAVLGIGLNVAVDPAALPPEVRERATTLSRDPAELERALELLLEALGRWLDVGDEDLLAAYRARDALLGRPIDWSGGHGTAAGIADDGRLRIRTGTGDEVLLDAGEVHLGALPR, encoded by the coding sequence GTGAGCGGCGCACTCGGCCATCCGCGCCTCCACCACCGCTCGATCGGCTCGACCAACGCCCGCGCGCAGGAGCTGGCAGTCACGGGAGCGCCGCACGGCACAGTCGTGACCGCGCGTGAGCAGACGGCCGGGCGCGGACGCCAGGGCCGCGCGTGGACGACCCCGCCCGGCACGGCACTGGCGGTCTCCGTCGTGCTGCGCGACCCGCCGCCGCTGCTGACGCTGGCAGCCGCGCTCGCCGTCGCCGACGTCGCCGTCGCGCTCGACCGCGAGCGGCGCGAGCCGGCGATCAAGTGGCCCAACGACGTCTTGCTCGACGGGCGCAAGGTCGCCGGGATCCTCGCCGAGGGAAGGCTCCAGGAAGGCTGGGCGGTGCTCGGGATCGGCCTCAACGTCGCGGTCGACCCGGCGGCGCTGCCACCGGAGGTGCGCGAGCGGGCGACGACGCTCAGCCGCGACCCGGCCGAGCTGGAGCGCGCGCTGGAGCTGCTGCTCGAAGCGCTGGGGCGCTGGCTCGACGTCGGCGACGAGGATCTGCTGGCCGCCTACCGCGCGCGCGACGCGCTGCTGGGCCGGCCGATCGACTGGAGCGGCGGACACGGCACCGCCGCGGGGATAGCCGACGACGGCCGCCTGCGGATCCGCACCGGCACGGGCGACGAGGTGCTGCTCGACGCCGGCGAGGTGCACCTCGGCGCACTGCCGCGCTGA
- the hemC gene encoding hydroxymethylbilane synthase, with protein sequence MSVLRIGTRASALALVQAEHVASLLRDGGAQVEVIPITTSGDRGRLLGDKSRWVKELEAALLADEVDVAVHSAKDVPAELPDGFVLAGVPARADARDALCGAASLEQLPDGAVVGTSSLRRAAELRALRPDLGVVALRGNVDTRLRKLADGQAAAIVLAVAGLERLDRGAAIGAVLDQLVPAPGQGALALETRADDDRARAAAAAITDADAAACLAAERALVRRLGATCHTPLGAHAVRTADGGLRLRSFVGLPDGSAWLRDELSAAAGIDPETFGVAAGTRLLAAGAAELLARAEQAGAGSPPPASTPEGVPL encoded by the coding sequence GTGAGCGTCCTGCGCATCGGCACGCGCGCCAGCGCGCTCGCGCTGGTGCAGGCCGAGCACGTCGCGAGCCTGCTGCGCGACGGCGGCGCGCAGGTCGAGGTCATCCCGATCACCACGAGCGGCGACCGCGGCAGACTGCTCGGCGACAAGTCGCGCTGGGTCAAGGAGCTGGAGGCGGCGCTGCTCGCCGACGAGGTCGACGTCGCGGTCCACTCGGCCAAGGACGTCCCGGCGGAGCTGCCGGACGGCTTCGTGCTCGCGGGCGTCCCGGCGCGCGCCGACGCGCGCGACGCGCTCTGCGGCGCCGCGTCGCTGGAGCAGCTGCCGGACGGCGCCGTCGTCGGCACGAGCAGCCTGCGCCGCGCCGCCGAGCTGCGGGCGCTGCGGCCGGACCTCGGCGTCGTCGCGCTGCGCGGCAACGTCGACACGCGCCTGCGCAAGCTCGCCGACGGCCAGGCCGCAGCGATCGTGCTCGCGGTCGCAGGGCTGGAGCGGCTCGATCGCGGCGCCGCGATCGGCGCCGTGCTCGACCAACTCGTGCCGGCGCCCGGCCAGGGCGCGCTCGCGCTGGAGACCCGTGCCGACGACGACCGCGCACGCGCGGCAGCCGCCGCGATCACCGACGCCGACGCAGCCGCGTGCCTCGCCGCCGAGCGCGCGCTCGTGCGCCGGCTCGGCGCCACCTGCCACACCCCGCTCGGCGCGCACGCCGTGCGGACCGCCGACGGCGGGCTGCGGCTGCGCTCGTTCGTCGGCCTGCCGGACGGCTCGGCGTGGCTGCGCGACGAGCTGAGCGCCGCCGCCGGGATCGACCCGGAGACGTTCGGCGTAGCCGCCGGGACGCGCTTGCTCGCGGCCGGCGCGGCCGAGCTGCTGGCGCGCGCCGAGCAGGCGGGGGCGGGCTCGCCGCCGCCCGCGAGCACGCCGGAAGGAGTGCCGCTGTGA